The Cydia splendana chromosome Z, ilCydSple1.2, whole genome shotgun sequence genome window below encodes:
- the LOC134803915 gene encoding keratin, type I cytoskeletal 10-like has translation MRAFVVLACVALAYGRPEPPVGYSYSAPARAPSGSYGAPSLGGHSSGGISLGGHTGGISLGGHSGGLSFGGGHSGGLSFGGGHSSGGHSLGGGSIGGGSFGGDSGFGGGYAGGYSGAPLVQKHIYVHVPPPEPVEHHAPRISPVAPPQKHYKIIFIKAPTPPTPTAPIIPVQPQNEEKTLVYVLVKKPEEQPDIVIPTPAPTQPAKPEVYFIKYQTQKESGAIGGGAIGGGAIGGGAIGGGLGGGISGGDLGGIAISSGDAGIGGGSGHGGADISADFGATGGDDSGSDGGHGGHSGQGGATSSQYGPPGHVAGPLH, from the exons ATGCGCGCTTTTGTG GTACTCGCCTGCGTGGCGTTGGCCTACGGCCGGCCCGAGCCCCCGGTCGGCTATAGCTACTCGGCCCCCGCCCGCGCACCGTCCGGCAGTTATGGAGCTCCTTCCCTCGGAGGACACTCCAGCGGAGGGATCTCTCTGGGAGGACATACCGGTGGAATTTCTCTAGGTGGCCATTCAGGAGGTCTGTCGTTTGGCGGCGGTCACTCTGGAGGTCTTTCGTTCGGCGGCGGCCACTCGTCTGGAGGACACTCACTCGGTGGCGGCAGCATCGGCGGTGGCTCATTCGGCGGCGACTCCGGTTTCGGTGGTGGCTACGCCGGCGGCTACTCCGGTGCTCCTTTGGTTCAAAAGCACATCTACGTCCATGTTCCTCCTCCAGAACCCGTTGAGCACCACGCTCCCAGGATTTCTCCGGTGGCTCCTCCTCAGAAACACTACAAAATCATTTTCATCAAAGCCCCGACTCCCCCCACCCCCACCGCCCCCATTATTCCCGTGCAGCCTCAGAACGAAGAGAAGACCCTGGTTTACGTATTGGTTAAGAAACCCGAAGAACAACCCGACATCGTCATCCCCACCCCGGCCCCGACCCAGCCTGCCAAACCCGAGGTTTACTTCATCAAATATCAAACCCAGAAGGAATCTGGTGCCATCGGCGGTGGTGCTATCGGCGGTGGTGCTATCGGCGGTGGTGCTATTGGCGGTGGTCTTGGCGGTGGCATCAGCGGAGGTGACTTGGGAGGCATCGCTATCTCCAGTGGCGACGCCGGCAtcggcggcggcagcggccaTGGTGGGGCTGACATCAGCGCTGACTTTGGCGCCACCGGTGGTGACGACAGTGGATCCGACGGTGGTCACGGTGGTCACAGTGGTCAGGGTGGTGCTACCAGCTCTCAATATGGTCCTCCTGGTCATGTAGCTGGCCCCCTTCATTAA